A genomic stretch from Acidobacteriota bacterium includes:
- a CDS encoding alpha-ketoacid dehydrogenase subunit beta yields MAVATAARTITIAEALNESIRLEMRADPKIVIMGEDIAGGAQVEHLEDDEAWGGVMGVTKGLVHEFGRERVLDTPISEAAFIGAAVGAAATGLRPIAELMFCGFLGSCLDSLLNQGSKLRYMFGGKAMVPVTIRTMIGGGFRAAAQHAQTLYPMFANIPGLKVVAPSNAADAKGLLTASIRDDDPVIFCEHITMYTMKGEVPGGEHIVPIGKAAVARPGSDVTLLGVSLTAVHALNAAETLAKEGIDAEVIDLRTVSPLDEETILESVEKTGRLVIVDEANPLCGLASHIAGMVASRGFHWLRAPVGMVTAPHSPVPFSPVLEDAYLPNPQKVVAAVKETCSKVS; encoded by the coding sequence ATGGCTGTAGCCACTGCCGCCAGAACCATCACTATTGCCGAGGCGCTCAACGAGTCCATTCGGCTGGAGATGCGCGCCGATCCCAAGATCGTCATCATGGGCGAGGACATCGCCGGAGGAGCCCAGGTGGAGCACCTGGAAGATGACGAGGCCTGGGGGGGCGTCATGGGTGTGACCAAGGGATTGGTGCACGAGTTCGGACGCGAGCGGGTTCTGGACACCCCCATTTCCGAAGCTGCTTTCATCGGAGCCGCGGTTGGGGCCGCGGCCACCGGGCTGCGTCCCATCGCCGAACTGATGTTCTGCGGATTCCTGGGGAGTTGCCTCGATTCACTGCTCAACCAGGGCTCCAAGCTGCGGTACATGTTCGGCGGCAAGGCCATGGTTCCGGTCACCATTCGCACCATGATCGGTGGCGGCTTTCGTGCCGCCGCCCAGCACGCCCAGACCCTCTATCCCATGTTCGCCAACATCCCCGGCCTGAAAGTGGTGGCCCCCTCCAACGCCGCCGACGCCAAGGGCCTGCTGACGGCCTCGATCCGGGATGACGATCCGGTCATCTTCTGCGAGCACATCACCATGTACACCATGAAGGGCGAGGTGCCCGGGGGAGAGCACATCGTGCCCATCGGCAAGGCCGCCGTGGCCCGGCCGGGCAGCGACGTAACGCTGCTGGGGGTAAGCCTCACCGCCGTTCATGCCTTGAACGCCGCCGAGACACTGGCCAAGGAGGGCATCGACGCCGAGGTGATCGACCTGCGCACCGTGTCCCCACTGGATGAGGAGACCATTCTGGAATCGGTGGAAAAGACCGGGCGCCTGGTGATCGTCGACGAGGCCAATCCTCTCTGCGGGTTGGCCTCGCACATTGCCGGCATGGTCGCCAGCCGGGGATTCCACTGGCTGCGGGCGCCGGTGGGCATGGTAACCGCCCCCCACTCCCCGGTGCCCTTCAGCCCGGTGCTTGAGGACGCCTACCTGCCCAATCCGCAAAAGGTGGTGGCCGCCGTGAAAGAGACCTGCTCCAAGGTGTCTTGA
- a CDS encoding thiamine pyrophosphate-dependent dehydrogenase E1 component subunit alpha encodes MNLSQDQLRSMYRTMVSIRNFEETVKQAFAKGHIPGFVHLYVGEEAIATGVCSALRASDTITSTHRGHGHCIAKGCDMNSMMAEIYGKATGLCKGKGGSMHIADVGKGMLGANGIVGGGPPLACGAGLTSLVTGSGDVCACFFGDGACEQGTFHESANLAAIWNLPVIFVAENNGYAQSTPASYHCAIENIAERAASYGIPGAVVDGSDVFAVHEAAVEAVKRARAGQGPSLLECKTYRHHGHFEGDQQTYKDDLYMSGSQGKDSIRDFRTLVTQHGWFTSEELDAIDREARQAVDEALAYAESSPLPQVEEVTSDVYVSYP; translated from the coding sequence ATGAACCTCAGCCAGGACCAGCTTCGGTCCATGTACCGGACCATGGTGTCCATCCGAAACTTCGAGGAAACCGTCAAGCAGGCCTTTGCCAAGGGCCACATTCCCGGATTCGTGCACCTCTACGTGGGCGAGGAGGCCATTGCCACCGGTGTCTGCAGCGCCTTGCGGGCCAGCGATACCATTACCAGCACCCACCGGGGGCACGGGCACTGCATCGCCAAGGGCTGCGACATGAACTCGATGATGGCCGAAATCTATGGAAAGGCCACCGGGTTGTGCAAGGGCAAGGGCGGGTCCATGCACATCGCGGATGTGGGCAAGGGCATGTTGGGCGCCAACGGGATCGTGGGCGGGGGGCCGCCCCTGGCCTGCGGCGCCGGTCTGACCTCGTTGGTGACTGGCAGCGGGGACGTTTGTGCCTGCTTCTTCGGGGACGGCGCCTGCGAACAGGGAACCTTCCATGAAAGCGCCAACCTGGCGGCCATCTGGAATCTTCCGGTCATCTTCGTGGCCGAGAACAACGGCTATGCCCAGAGCACCCCTGCCAGCTATCACTGCGCCATCGAGAACATCGCCGAGCGGGCGGCCAGTTACGGCATCCCGGGGGCCGTGGTCGACGGCAGCGACGTCTTCGCCGTGCATGAAGCCGCCGTGGAAGCCGTGAAGCGGGCGCGGGCCGGACAGGGGCCCAGCCTGCTGGAGTGCAAGACCTATCGCCACCACGGCCACTTCGAGGGGGACCAGCAGACCTATAAGGATGATCTCTACATGAGCGGGTCCCAAGGCAAGGATTCCATCAGGGACTTCAGGACCCTGGTCACCCAGCACGGCTGGTTCACTTCCGAGGAGCTGGATGCCATCGACCGGGAGGCCAGGCAGGCTGTTGACGAAGCGCTGGCCTACGCCGAGTCCAGTCCCTTGCCCCAGGTGGAAGAGGTCACCAGCGACGTCTACGTCAGTTACCCCTAG
- a CDS encoding M81 family metallopeptidase — protein MARSTNLRIAIGGIFQETSQFLTTRTELDLWNNTYIHHGEDLLQLAGTDCENAGMLAVCEAEGARTVPLVAARCVSGGPSTDDCYRALKQSLLSPLRKAGRVDGVLLALHGSMTTVSEDDPEGDLLLSVRKIVGHKVPVVATLDMHAHVTRRMVRQASGLVAFTRYPHDDAFTTGERAAQLLFRLLRGRERPVAAMAKVPVLTSGIHGMTFGDAPMAHLTRRAREMEQDPGILSVSVFGVHPYNDLPGLGSGGLVISDNDHKLARRLALTLAEEYWDNRYRFECGMMTVAEAVDRGRRLSGGPVLLVDTADCTGGGAAGDSVALLKELIRIGVEEPTLLTVVDPDAAGACFQAGAGRRVRLPLGHKLDPRWGQPLQVEGEVSRLLDGAFVYSGGIYGGTRASMGASAVLRIGAFQVLVTSRPTYEWKTEQFQAAGLDPLQAKFIGVKNPMNFNYAYAGISKGALVVDTPGPTPASVRHLPYQRMKRPFFPLVPDIPGLQPTVFLSEPPPSVDWD, from the coding sequence GTGGCGCGCTCAACAAATCTTCGCATCGCCATCGGCGGAATTTTTCAGGAGACCAGTCAGTTCCTGACCACCCGGACCGAACTGGATCTCTGGAACAACACCTATATTCACCACGGTGAGGATCTGCTTCAACTGGCCGGAACCGACTGCGAGAATGCCGGCATGCTTGCAGTCTGCGAGGCAGAGGGGGCTCGGACGGTCCCGCTGGTGGCGGCTCGCTGCGTTTCCGGCGGGCCCAGCACCGACGACTGCTACCGGGCCCTCAAGCAGTCCCTCCTCTCCCCCCTTCGGAAAGCCGGTCGGGTGGACGGCGTCCTGCTGGCGCTGCACGGGTCGATGACGACGGTTTCCGAAGACGACCCGGAAGGCGATCTGCTCCTGTCGGTCCGCAAGATTGTCGGGCACAAGGTCCCCGTCGTCGCCACCCTGGACATGCATGCCCATGTCACCCGGCGCATGGTCCGGCAGGCCTCCGGGCTGGTGGCCTTCACCCGCTACCCCCACGACGATGCGTTCACCACCGGGGAGCGGGCCGCCCAACTGCTGTTCCGCCTGCTTCGAGGCCGGGAGAGGCCCGTCGCCGCCATGGCCAAGGTCCCGGTGCTGACCAGCGGTATCCATGGCATGACCTTTGGGGATGCTCCCATGGCGCACCTGACCCGACGCGCCCGGGAGATGGAACAGGATCCCGGAATCCTGTCGGTCTCGGTGTTCGGGGTGCACCCCTACAACGACTTGCCCGGGCTGGGCTCGGGCGGGTTGGTCATCAGCGACAACGACCACAAGCTGGCCCGGCGCCTTGCCCTGACGCTGGCCGAGGAGTACTGGGATAACCGATACCGATTCGAGTGTGGAATGATGACGGTTGCCGAGGCAGTAGATCGGGGGCGGCGCCTTTCCGGGGGGCCGGTACTTCTGGTCGATACGGCGGACTGTACCGGAGGGGGCGCGGCCGGAGACAGTGTCGCCCTGCTCAAAGAGCTGATCCGGATCGGTGTGGAGGAGCCGACCCTGTTGACGGTGGTGGACCCGGACGCGGCCGGCGCCTGTTTTCAGGCAGGGGCCGGCCGCAGGGTCCGGTTGCCGCTGGGCCACAAGCTGGACCCTCGTTGGGGACAGCCCCTGCAGGTAGAGGGCGAGGTCTCGCGATTGCTGGACGGCGCCTTCGTCTATTCCGGAGGAATCTACGGAGGCACCCGGGCTTCCATGGGGGCTTCGGCCGTTTTGCGGATCGGCGCCTTCCAGGTGCTGGTAACCTCCAGGCCTACCTACGAATGGAAGACCGAGCAATTCCAGGCCGCCGGCCTGGATCCCCTTCAGGCCAAGTTCATCGGCGTCAAGAACCCCATGAACTTCAACTACGCCTATGCCGGAATTTCCAAGGGAGCCCTGGTGGTGGACACTCCGGGACCGACGCCGGCCTCGGTGCGCCATCTCCCCTACCAGCGGATGAAACGTCCCTTCTTCCCGCTGGTTCCGGACATTCCCGGACTGCAGCCCACCGTTTTCCTGTCGGAACCCCCACCCTCCGTGGACTGGGATTGA
- a CDS encoding mandelate racemase/muconate lactonizing enzyme family protein: MRIEEIEVINLRYEIPPERRSTYAGGQLTGRLTSLVRVTASDGRVGWGSAYSHPELVRIVIEDHLKPLLLGDDPREVEALWSKMYQATRWYGRKGAALSALGALDIAFWDLRGKALGKTVQELLGGSRDRVPAYASALLWTDSLESLGREAAGYVDQGYRRVKMRLGKDEDYDVASVRTVRQAVGPAVDVIVDASMRYSLEVARRMATVLEENRVFWYEEPFEPEDIDNYVALRRHCKVPVAAGENEFGLQGFREMLRAGALDVVQPDACRAGGISECHRVGQLAEEHGARVATHTWSDALALTANMHVIAALPNGITVEVDRTGNPFIDDLLAEPHRIEDGCFRLPKAPGLGVDLNEAVIRRWTLPAGQRLPTGAYSDMSFGKEYWVFREPY, from the coding sequence ATGAGAATCGAAGAAATCGAGGTCATCAACCTGCGCTATGAGATCCCGCCGGAGCGGCGATCGACCTATGCCGGAGGACAGCTGACGGGTCGCCTGACCTCTCTGGTTCGGGTCACGGCCAGTGACGGAAGGGTGGGCTGGGGTTCGGCCTACAGCCATCCGGAGCTGGTGAGGATCGTCATCGAGGATCACCTCAAGCCCCTGCTGCTGGGAGACGATCCCAGGGAGGTGGAAGCCCTGTGGTCCAAGATGTACCAGGCCACCCGCTGGTACGGGAGAAAGGGAGCGGCCCTGTCGGCCCTGGGGGCGCTGGATATCGCCTTTTGGGACCTGAGGGGAAAGGCCCTGGGCAAGACCGTGCAGGAGCTTCTGGGGGGATCCAGGGACAGGGTGCCGGCCTATGCCAGCGCGCTGCTGTGGACGGACAGCCTGGAGTCGCTGGGCCGAGAGGCGGCAGGCTACGTGGACCAGGGCTACCGCCGGGTGAAGATGCGGCTGGGTAAGGACGAAGACTACGACGTGGCCTCCGTCCGTACCGTGCGCCAGGCGGTGGGGCCCGCCGTGGACGTGATCGTGGACGCCTCCATGCGCTACAGCCTGGAGGTGGCGCGGCGGATGGCGACGGTCCTGGAAGAGAACCGGGTCTTCTGGTATGAAGAGCCCTTCGAGCCCGAGGACATCGACAATTACGTTGCCTTGAGGCGGCACTGCAAGGTCCCGGTGGCCGCGGGTGAAAACGAGTTTGGCCTCCAGGGATTCCGGGAAATGCTCAGGGCCGGAGCCCTGGATGTGGTCCAGCCCGATGCCTGTCGAGCGGGCGGCATCAGCGAGTGCCATCGGGTCGGGCAGTTGGCGGAGGAGCACGGGGCCCGGGTCGCCACTCACACCTGGAGCGACGCCCTGGCCCTGACGGCCAACATGCACGTTATCGCCGCTCTCCCCAACGGCATCACGGTCGAAGTGGACCGAACCGGCAATCCCTTCATCGACGACCTGCTGGCGGAGCCCCACCGGATCGAAGACGGTTGCTTCCGGCTTCCCAAGGCTCCCGGCCTGGGGGTTGACCTGAACGAAGCGGTCATTCGCCGCTGGACACTGCCTGCCGGCCAACGGCTGCCCACCGGGGCCTACTCCGACATGTCCTTCGGCAAGGAGTACTGGGTCTTCCGGGAGCCATATTGA
- a CDS encoding radical SAM protein, whose product MHILLYVPDNQVTNNFVPQLWPFVLQRLTPKEHRVSIIDGNVRHLSARELVDFIVENDVSLVGMGFMTRMAQKAYHMAAAIRKETNVPIVMGGPHVTEVPNEPLGLTGHPQYADAVVLGEADDTWPLVVRDAAAGTLQQFYQPAVIDGKDVKPSLKNYPQVRWDQIDLSLFDLMRFVPSTAKRMLKKLGLNYDELYVVPVESGRGCPYGCEFCTVTGFFGDQIRFRDNQNVIDELLCLKALAKEKNALVSVFFIDDNFAINRKRTKSLLRDMIAQDACVPWIAQISMNLLRDEELVRLIAESGGRWIFMGLESIDADSLKVANKSFNKPGEYAEILNLLAKYELYAITSFIFGMEGDRQGVSENTFRQVDGWPPGLPVFGILTPYPATPLYDRLQSEGRLTRPEHWLDFQAFKAAYLPKGLSADQAEEEVHRAWAHCYSSQAFRRSQDWLLRNRKSFGYQVMHFVARLLFRGIYFPQLTRWAWIKLLARNYSTIGNLVYQGLRKQRRARRKPPAPALAQTPAGGASGVLRDNDLKGMVREAPVWKASESLGEGEEPPRESIPTQSRLT is encoded by the coding sequence ATGCATATTCTCCTGTACGTGCCTGACAATCAGGTGACCAACAACTTTGTTCCGCAACTTTGGCCCTTCGTCCTGCAGAGACTGACGCCGAAGGAACATCGGGTCAGCATCATCGACGGCAATGTGCGTCACCTGAGTGCCCGGGAGTTGGTCGACTTCATCGTTGAGAACGATGTAAGTCTGGTGGGCATGGGCTTCATGACCCGTATGGCCCAAAAGGCGTATCACATGGCGGCAGCGATTCGAAAGGAAACAAACGTGCCGATCGTGATGGGAGGTCCGCACGTGACCGAAGTCCCCAACGAGCCCCTCGGCCTCACCGGTCATCCTCAATACGCCGACGCGGTAGTGTTGGGAGAAGCGGACGACACTTGGCCTCTGGTGGTGCGGGATGCGGCCGCAGGAACCTTGCAGCAGTTTTACCAGCCCGCCGTCATCGACGGGAAGGATGTGAAGCCGAGCCTCAAAAACTATCCGCAGGTAAGGTGGGACCAGATCGACCTCTCGCTTTTCGATCTCATGCGATTCGTGCCGTCCACGGCCAAACGGATGCTCAAGAAGCTAGGCCTGAACTATGACGAGCTCTACGTGGTGCCCGTGGAATCGGGGCGGGGCTGCCCCTACGGCTGTGAATTCTGCACCGTGACCGGATTCTTCGGAGACCAGATTCGCTTCCGCGACAACCAGAACGTCATCGACGAACTGCTCTGCCTGAAGGCCTTGGCCAAGGAAAAGAACGCACTGGTCAGTGTCTTCTTCATTGATGACAACTTCGCGATCAATCGCAAGCGCACCAAATCCCTGCTGCGCGACATGATCGCCCAGGATGCCTGTGTTCCCTGGATTGCTCAGATCAGCATGAACCTGTTGCGAGACGAAGAACTGGTGCGGCTCATCGCCGAAAGCGGCGGGCGCTGGATCTTCATGGGTCTGGAGTCCATCGATGCCGACAGCCTCAAAGTCGCCAACAAGTCGTTCAACAAGCCCGGCGAGTATGCGGAAATCCTGAACCTGCTGGCCAAGTACGAGCTCTATGCCATCACTTCTTTCATCTTCGGCATGGAGGGGGATCGCCAGGGCGTCTCGGAAAACACCTTCCGCCAGGTCGACGGCTGGCCTCCGGGACTGCCGGTTTTCGGGATACTCACCCCTTACCCGGCCACACCGTTGTACGATCGCTTGCAAAGTGAGGGGCGGCTGACCCGACCGGAACATTGGCTGGACTTCCAGGCCTTCAAGGCCGCCTATCTCCCCAAGGGCCTTTCCGCAGACCAGGCGGAAGAGGAGGTTCACCGCGCCTGGGCACACTGCTACAGCTCACAAGCCTTCCGCAGGTCTCAAGACTGGCTGCTCCGCAACCGGAAATCCTTCGGGTATCAGGTCATGCACTTCGTGGCGCGCTTGCTCTTCCGAGGCATCTATTTCCCGCAGTTGACCCGCTGGGCGTGGATCAAGCTCCTGGCCCGGAATTACAGCACGATTGGGAACCTGGTGTATCAGGGGCTCAGGAAACAGCGCAGGGCTCGCCGAAAACCGCCGGCGCCAGCGCTCGCACAGACTCCGGCGGGGGGTGCATCAGGGGTCTTGCGCGATAACGACCTCAAGGGAATGGTCAGGGAAGCGCCGGTCTGGAAGGCTTCGGAGTCCCTCGGGGAAGGCGAGGAACCCCCTCGAGAATCCATCCCCACTCAATCCAGGCTTACTTGA
- a CDS encoding MFS transporter encodes MTTQLTTDPRRRTLLVFIFVMAFQQGVTINLLPVLFTSFAETFQLDLQQRGQIQSFFFVGAMVALFASGFVTERIAARRSALLALGLSGLGSILVAMAPDFVLLRLGAAVMGMGTLWALSVTSATIAAHFAPQSQRLFMWTMAVFAASGTGAPYGLGHLASFLEVWRPILFGVGLYLWVSGVAVAFLFWRSLGDTGRRVRPPGSAAGLRPAGHSAGNATPWETSAGWLTGIFRRYRGSLLGQGALLLIGFLVILDNLTAGNIVAWTPNLCEMRFGRDTALAGEIMGANAGGYLVGRIILGLFLTGRYSDRVLLGLCYAGGMLAYSLLLWVPDPRMAIAMMVMQGVFLSAQAPTVYSLASTKFPDRAGTAVPLVDAIGSIGAISAPPLMGWAAQRMGSLERAAWFLPLTGCLLIAISLGWEAKDRSKKEGQG; translated from the coding sequence ATGACGACTCAACTCACGACGGACCCGCGACGTCGGACCCTTCTGGTCTTCATCTTCGTGATGGCCTTCCAGCAAGGGGTGACCATCAACCTGCTGCCGGTCCTCTTCACAAGCTTTGCCGAGACCTTCCAGTTGGACCTTCAACAAAGGGGTCAGATCCAGTCCTTCTTTTTCGTGGGAGCCATGGTGGCTCTGTTCGCTTCCGGGTTCGTGACCGAGCGCATTGCCGCGCGCCGCTCGGCGCTGCTGGCCCTGGGGCTCTCCGGCCTGGGGTCGATCCTGGTGGCCATGGCGCCCGACTTTGTCCTGCTGCGCCTGGGAGCCGCGGTGATGGGTATGGGGACCCTTTGGGCACTCTCGGTCACCAGCGCCACCATCGCCGCTCACTTCGCTCCCCAGAGCCAGCGGCTGTTCATGTGGACCATGGCGGTTTTTGCCGCCTCCGGGACGGGCGCACCCTATGGCCTGGGACACCTGGCGTCCTTCCTGGAGGTGTGGCGGCCCATTCTGTTCGGGGTCGGCCTCTACCTGTGGGTGTCGGGAGTGGCCGTCGCCTTCCTGTTTTGGAGAAGCCTGGGGGATACCGGTCGTCGCGTCCGGCCGCCCGGATCGGCTGCAGGGCTCCGGCCTGCCGGGCACTCAGCCGGTAACGCAACGCCATGGGAAACATCCGCGGGCTGGCTCACCGGGATTTTCCGCCGCTACCGTGGTTCGCTCCTGGGACAGGGAGCGCTGCTTCTCATCGGCTTTCTGGTGATTCTGGACAACCTTACCGCCGGCAACATCGTGGCCTGGACGCCCAACCTCTGTGAAATGCGCTTCGGCCGAGACACTGCCCTGGCCGGTGAGATCATGGGCGCCAACGCGGGCGGCTACCTGGTGGGTCGCATCATCCTGGGTCTGTTCCTGACAGGACGCTATTCGGACCGGGTCCTGTTGGGATTGTGCTATGCGGGGGGCATGCTGGCCTACAGCCTGCTGCTTTGGGTTCCCGATCCTCGAATGGCCATTGCCATGATGGTGATGCAGGGGGTGTTCCTTTCAGCCCAGGCTCCCACCGTCTATTCCCTGGCCTCCACAAAGTTTCCGGATCGGGCCGGAACGGCCGTTCCTCTGGTCGATGCGATCGGAAGCATCGGAGCCATTTCCGCGCCCCCGCTAATGGGTTGGGCGGCGCAGCGAATGGGCAGCCTGGAGCGTGCAGCCTGGTTCCTTCCCCTGACGGGATGCCTGCTGATAGCCATCAGCCTGGGCTGGGAAGCAAAGGATCGGTCGAAGAAGGAGGGACAGGGGTAA